A stretch of Triticum aestivum cultivar Chinese Spring chromosome 1D, IWGSC CS RefSeq v2.1, whole genome shotgun sequence DNA encodes these proteins:
- the LOC123181631 gene encoding uncharacterized protein, translating to MASTLAPPRWHHPPPPSTGTSRGRLLHLSRFAVPARRGQLGRASTVSPRAFFGRADLDSLLQRAWRGANAGAERLSFEARQAAQRLDGRYSISRRVAEAARAARERAAEIDAELGVGRRWRSFSVDFSRSWPRYRRELSDFLATPIGRALSTLTFVWLALSGWLFRIFIFSTFVLPFAAPLLLGTFANRVAIEGSCPACKRRFVGYRNQVIRCMNCQNIVWQPNSRSSGGGGGGGSRSSGPDYIDVEFEEK from the exons ATGGCGTCCACGCTCGCACCTCCTCGGTGGCATCACCCCCCACCGCCGTCGACCGGGACCAGccgcggccgcctcctccacctctcGCGCTTCGCTGTTCCCGCCCGCCGTGGTCAGCTCGGGCGGGCCTCGACGGTGTCCCCTCGCGCCTTCTTCGGCCGCGCCGACCTCGACAGCCTTCTGCAGCGCGCTTGGCGGGGCGCCAACGCGGGGGCCGAGCGCCTCTCCTTCGAGGCGCGACAGGCCGCGCAGCGCCTGGACGGGCGGTACTCGATCTCGCGCCGCGTGGCCGAGGCCGCGCGCGCGGCGCGGGAGCGAGCCGCTGAGATCGACGCCGAGCTCGGCGTCGGCCGGCGGTGGCGGTCCTTCTCCGTCGACTTCTCCCGCAGCTGGCCTAGG TATCGGAGGGAGCTGAGTGACTTCCTGGCGACTCCTATCGGGAGAGCCTTGTCT ACACTTACTTTCGTGTGGCTTGCACTGTCGGGGTGGCTCTTCAGAATTTTCATTTTCAGTACATTCGTGCTACCATTTGCAGCCCCTCTTCTCCTTGGGACCTTTGCTAACAGGGTTGCTATTGAG GGATCGTGCCCAGCATGTAAAAGACGGTTCGTGGGTTACCGCAACCAGGTGATCCGGTGCATGAATTGCCAAAACATTGTGTGGCAGCCAAACAGCAGGTCCtcaggaggcggtggcggtggcggttcaAGAAGCTCAGGGCCTGATTACATCGACGTGGAGTTCGAGGAGAAGTGA
- the LOC123181633 gene encoding phosphatidylinositol N-acetylglucosaminyltransferase subunit P-like, whose product MSPVTHCHPCCCCCPLRRWAVAVPAFLAVAVAQGVVLYVASNFLLAPPPACFNTISDEHAREPASSLRTGEDQAIEPISDIGIDRINHLMFDEQGHHSLPRGSKRMDSAEPIVIFL is encoded by the exons ATGAGTCCTGTCACTCACTGTcacccttgctgctgctgctgtcctcTGAGGCGCTGGGCGGTGGCCGTTCCGGCGTTCCTGGCGGTGGCCGTGGCGCAGGGAGTGGTCCTGTACGTCGCGTCCAACTTCCTCCTCGCTCCTCCGCCGGCTTGCTTCAACACCATCTCCG ATGAACACGCCCGGGAGCCGGCGTCTTCTCTGCGGACGGGGGAAGATCAAGCCATCGAGCCCATCTCGGACATCGGCATTGACCGGATAAACCATCTCATGTTTGACGAGCAAGGGCATCATTCACTTCCAAGAGGATCCAAGAGGATGGACTCAGCTGAACCCATCGTGATTTTTTTATGA